A window of Alphaproteobacteria bacterium contains these coding sequences:
- a CDS encoding EAL domain-containing protein, which produces MEAIEDASAPAGFAALAGGLGEAVSLIAFRRERKPAGEVAYSWFSPAAQRLFAGAFDNQALPGVPAAVHWADRDQLAQAISHSAETLEVSRESFRAITPSGEVIWLEGAAKPQRQADGTVVWMGVWTDVSPGKRAELRLDLILGHASDGIILIDETGRIQLVNAAACDLFGYGQAELLGQPVGHLMNDRDAQEHNNSIQRYLTSGQASKVGKGPAELTAKRKDGSLFPLDLSISEVRSEGKLYFIGIGRDVSSRKATDERLEFLAYHDPLTGLANLARFRSDLDDLLAQHKASGSPINLLSLGIDGFSFINTTLGHQVGDAVLKAIAHRLVALAGPQALVARVGGDRFFAVLPDVAPGRQISERVERIARGMKDPLNAEGQEFELSAAVGVSVWPKDGEDAASLIRYAEAAHDQAKSIGPGSVQIFTQELGEKGAKSLRLQSRIRRAIENQEFTAYYQPQVDLKSGAIVGMEALVRWFTPEGPISPVDFIPVAEEFGLIDPISEVMVMAVCRQLREWRGKGIACVPVAVNISWRQFRNPRRLLASLDEALTATGVDPALIEIELTESSAMQDIAQAIATIHMLNERGLNCAIDDFGTGYSSLGALKRFPIHKLKVDRSFVIDLDTDPNDAAIVSAIIAMAHALKLKVVAEGVETESHLKYLRELGCDTLQGYLFSPPVAPERVEGFLREGKKLES; this is translated from the coding sequence ATGGAGGCGATTGAAGACGCATCCGCGCCGGCGGGTTTCGCCGCGCTGGCTGGAGGGCTGGGAGAGGCCGTATCCCTGATCGCGTTTCGCCGCGAGCGCAAGCCAGCGGGCGAGGTGGCTTATTCATGGTTTTCCCCTGCGGCGCAAAGATTGTTCGCTGGCGCCTTCGACAATCAGGCCCTGCCCGGCGTTCCTGCTGCCGTTCATTGGGCCGACCGCGATCAACTGGCCCAGGCCATTAGCCATTCCGCCGAGACGCTGGAAGTCAGTCGGGAATCCTTCAGGGCGATCACCCCATCCGGTGAGGTGATTTGGCTGGAAGGGGCCGCCAAGCCACAGCGGCAAGCAGACGGCACGGTCGTCTGGATGGGCGTGTGGACGGACGTCTCGCCTGGAAAACGCGCCGAGCTGCGGCTTGATCTCATTCTTGGCCATGCATCCGACGGCATCATTCTGATCGACGAGACAGGGCGGATCCAACTTGTCAACGCGGCCGCCTGCGACTTGTTTGGCTATGGGCAAGCGGAGCTTCTGGGCCAGCCGGTCGGCCACCTGATGAACGACCGGGATGCGCAGGAACACAACAACAGCATTCAGCGCTATCTGACCAGCGGACAAGCCAGCAAGGTGGGCAAGGGGCCGGCCGAGCTGACGGCGAAGCGCAAGGATGGCAGCCTGTTTCCGCTCGACCTGTCGATCAGCGAGGTGCGCTCGGAGGGCAAACTCTATTTCATCGGCATCGGACGCGATGTTTCGTCGCGCAAGGCCACCGACGAACGGCTGGAATTTCTGGCCTATCACGACCCGCTGACCGGGCTGGCCAATCTTGCCCGCTTCCGGTCGGACCTGGACGATCTTTTGGCCCAGCACAAGGCAAGCGGATCGCCGATCAATCTTTTGTCTCTGGGCATCGACGGTTTTTCCTTCATCAACACCACCCTTGGCCATCAGGTCGGCGATGCCGTGTTGAAGGCCATCGCGCACCGGCTTGTCGCCTTGGCAGGACCTCAGGCGCTGGTCGCCCGTGTCGGCGGCGACCGTTTCTTCGCCGTTCTGCCCGATGTGGCGCCCGGCAGGCAGATCTCCGAGCGGGTGGAGCGCATTGCGCGCGGCATGAAGGACCCTTTGAATGCCGAGGGCCAAGAGTTCGAATTGTCGGCAGCGGTCGGCGTTTCCGTTTGGCCCAAGGATGGCGAAGATGCCGCCAGCCTGATTCGCTATGCCGAGGCGGCACACGACCAAGCCAAGTCGATCGGCCCCGGCAGCGTGCAGATATTCACGCAGGAATTGGGCGAGAAGGGGGCCAAGTCGCTGCGTCTGCAAAGCCGCATCCGCAGGGCCATCGAGAACCAGGAATTCACCGCCTATTATCAGCCGCAAGTGGACCTGAAAAGCGGGGCCATCGTGGGCATGGAGGCGCTGGTGCGCTGGTTCACGCCCGAAGGCCCCATTTCACCCGTCGATTTCATTCCGGTGGCCGAGGAATTCGGCCTGATCGATCCGATCAGCGAAGTGATGGTCATGGCGGTTTGCCGCCAGCTTCGCGAATGGCGGGGCAAGGGGATCGCCTGCGTGCCGGTGGCGGTCAATATTTCCTGGCGCCAGTTCAGGAATCCCAGGCGGCTGCTGGCTTCGCTGGATGAAGCCCTGACCGCCACCGGCGTCGATCCGGCGCTGATCGAAATAGAGCTGACCGAAAGTTCGGCCATGCAGGACATCGCCCAGGCCATCGCCACCATCCATATGCTGAACGAGCGCGGCCTGAACTGCGCCATCGACGATTTCGGCACCGGCTATTCCAGCTTAGGCGCGCTCAAGCGTTTTCCCATTCACAAGCTGAAGGTGGATCGCTCGTTCGTGATCGATCTTGACACCGATCCCAACGACGCCGCCATTGTTAGCGCCATCATCGCCATGGCGCATGCGCTGAAATTGAAGGTGGTGGCGGAAGGCGTCGAGACCGAAAGCCACCTCAAATATCTGCGCGAATTGGGGTGCGACACCCTGCAAGGTTATCTGTTCAGCCCGCCCGTGGCGCCGGAACGGGTCGAGGGTTTCCTGCGCGAAGGCAAGAAGCTGGAAAGTTAA
- a CDS encoding TetR family transcriptional regulator: MPYRKNETSPSRRDEILRCAAEIFEAKGVGQTSIEDIAQAVGVKREAIYYYFKGRNEILAEIVLPQSTALLLSIQQILDAPMGFPEKLKTAILSHVQSLAPGYLELTLTMRELSNLSEDEKLEELRGMWKNYTDLWSELVRQGQESGSFKPGLSPKMVAFGLLGMLNWMSRWYRPGKGASLEEIAETYATLAMQGLVED, translated from the coding sequence TTGCCGTACAGAAAAAACGAAACCTCACCGTCGCGCCGGGATGAAATCCTGCGCTGCGCCGCCGAGATTTTCGAGGCCAAGGGTGTCGGCCAGACTTCGATCGAGGATATCGCGCAAGCCGTCGGCGTTAAGCGCGAGGCCATCTATTATTATTTCAAGGGCCGCAACGAGATCCTGGCCGAGATCGTGCTTCCGCAAAGCACTGCGCTTTTGTTGTCGATCCAGCAAATTCTGGACGCCCCGATGGGATTTCCAGAAAAGCTGAAAACCGCCATTCTCAGCCATGTCCAATCGCTGGCCCCCGGCTATCTGGAACTGACGCTGACCATGCGCGAATTGTCGAATCTCAGCGAAGACGAGAAACTCGAAGAATTGCGCGGCATGTGGAAAAACTACACCGACCTGTGGTCGGAACTGGTGCGCCAGGGCCAGGAAAGCGGCAGTTTCAAGCCTGGCCTTAGCCCCAAGATGGTGGCCTTCGGGCTGCTGGGAATGCTGAACTGGATGAGCCGTTGGTACCGTCCAGGCAAGGGCGCCAGCTTGGAGGAAATCGCCGAAACCTATGCGACGCTGGCCATGCAGGGGTTGGTCGAAGACTGA